One stretch of Echeneis naucrates chromosome 11, fEcheNa1.1, whole genome shotgun sequence DNA includes these proteins:
- the ccn2b gene encoding CCN family member 2b, with protein MSEATTVTLSLLLHLISLTAAHDCPQPCACPADSPLCPLGTSLVLDGCGCCKVCARQLGEPCSLLEPCDHHKALYCDYTVLSDTETGICMAQEGQTCDLGGATFRSGESFQPSCKHHCVCMNGEIGCVPMCASDVRLPSPDCPYPHRIQIPGKCCEEWVCEQTSQDHNYQSVVASHPVSVFRQVSSHGPLRETPSDNCIVQTTEWSKCSATCGMAISSRITNDNQRCQLERQTRICIVRPCNSQQEKEIKKGKKCTRTPKAQEGIRFELSGCLSTRLYKPKFCGVCTDNRCCTPHTTITTEVEFFCPEGDVFTKKMMFIKTCSCHHDCPQDNDIFLVSYMRRMVGDYESSM; from the exons ATGTCTGAGGCAACAACAGTCacactttctcttctcttgcaTCTCATCTCATTG ACAGCGGCCCACGACTGCCCACAGCCCTGCGCCTGCCCTGCTGACAGCCCCCTCTGTCCACTGGGGACCAGTCTGGTTCTTGATGGCTGTGGCTGCTGTAAGGTTTGTGCAAGGCAGTTGGGGGAGCCCTGCTCCCTGCTGGAACCCTGTGACCATCACAAGGCGCTCTACTGTGACTACACTGTGCTGAGTGACACCGAGACTGGCATCTGCATGG CTCAGGAGGGTCAGACCTGTGACCTGGGTGGGGCGACTTTCCGCAGTGGGGAGTCCTTCCAGCCCAGCTGTAAgcaccactgtgtgtgtatgaatggaGAGATTGGCTGTGTGCCAATGTGTGCCAGTGATGTACGGCTGCCCTCCCCTGACTGCCCGTACCCACACCGTATCCAGATCCCCGGGAAATGCTGTGAGGAGTGGGTGTGTGAGCAGACATCACAGGACCACAACTACCAGTCAGTGGTTGCCAGTCA TCCCGTCTCGGTCTTCAGACAAGTGTCTTCCCATGGCCCGCTCAGAGAGACCCCCAGTGATAACTGTATAGTCCAGACAACGGAGTGGAGCAAGTGCTCAGCCACCTGTGGCATGGCCATCTCATCCCGTATCACCAATGACAACCAGCGATGCCAGCTGGAGAGGCAGACCAGGATCTGCATTGTCCGACCCTGCAACAGccaacaggaaaaagaaatcaag AAGGGGAAGAAATGTACCAGAACACCTAAGGCTCAGGAAGGGATACGATTTGAGCTGTCGGGCTGCCTGAGCACCAGACTGTACAAGCCAAAGTTCTGCGGTGTCTGTACAGACAACCGCTGCTGCACACCTCACACCACAATCACTACTGAGGTGGAGTTCTTCTGTCCAGAGGGTGACGTCTTCACCAAGAAGATGATGTTCATCAAGACCTGTTCCTGTCATCATGACTGTCCTCAAGATAACGACATTTTCCTGGTATCTTACATGCGAAGGATGGTCGGGGACTATGAAAGCAGTATGTGA